The following are from one region of the Fibrobacter sp. UWR2 genome:
- a CDS encoding sigma 54-interacting transcriptional regulator, with protein MKQPKELMNIAANSSVTVLIQGESGVGKEVAARYIHEHSPRRYGAFIALNCGALAQNLIESTLEGSVKGAFTGAYTDQKGIVRAANGGTLFLDEIGELPLDAQSKFLRILQEKAVLPVGASKSIPVDFRLICATNRNLKKEIAEKRFREDLFFRLNVFPVFIPPLRDRNDFDEIAADIWSTICESARRTHFNAPRNRLTLEELNALRQFKWPGNVRQLKNVLQRYALLQAHGIRINEVLCEEYSTTAVCEESTVQKRMAGDNLWAKKRAIAPEWVIIKEALDSCDWNKSRAAHKLGISRGSLSYQIQKHGAY; from the coding sequence ATGAAACAACCTAAAGAACTCATGAATATCGCGGCGAACTCGTCCGTCACCGTCCTCATCCAGGGGGAATCGGGCGTCGGGAAGGAAGTCGCCGCCCGCTACATACACGAACACAGCCCGCGCAGGTACGGAGCGTTTATCGCCCTCAACTGCGGCGCGCTCGCGCAGAACCTCATAGAGAGCACGCTCGAGGGTTCGGTAAAGGGCGCGTTCACCGGTGCCTATACCGACCAGAAGGGAATCGTGCGCGCCGCAAACGGAGGCACGCTATTCCTGGACGAGATAGGCGAACTCCCGCTCGACGCCCAGAGCAAGTTCCTGCGCATACTGCAAGAGAAGGCGGTACTCCCCGTGGGCGCATCGAAAAGCATACCCGTCGACTTCCGGCTGATATGCGCCACGAACCGCAACCTCAAAAAGGAAATCGCCGAAAAGCGCTTCCGCGAAGACCTCTTCTTCAGGCTGAACGTATTCCCGGTATTCATCCCCCCGCTACGCGACAGGAACGACTTCGACGAGATTGCCGCCGACATATGGAGCACAATATGCGAAAGCGCGCGACGCACGCATTTCAATGCGCCCAGGAACAGGCTCACGCTCGAAGAACTAAACGCGCTGAGGCAGTTCAAGTGGCCCGGCAATGTACGCCAGCTCAAGAACGTGCTGCAGCGCTACGCCCTGCTGCAGGCGCACGGGATACGAATAAACGAAGTACTCTGCGAAGAATATTCCACTACCGCCGTCTGCGAGGAGAGCACCGTGCAGAAGCGCATGGCCGGCGATAACCTGTGGGCAAAGAAGCGCGCGATTGCACCTGAATGGGTAATCATAAAGGAGGCGCTAGACTCGTGCGACTGGAACAAGAGCCGCGCGGCGCACAAGCTGGGAATCAGCCGTGGCAGCCTATCGTACCAAATACAAAAACACGGCGCCTACTAG
- a CDS encoding PorV/PorQ family protein — MLKNPLLISLLVCATAFAASGRYWNTGLGGVTLQHLSMQASPRSAALSGAGVADPLRVSEVTRNPLAITRIQAAEFGLNQIVFGDAGADDFVSVYYGLPLGESFALSFGLEYLGYDDIEGRDENGELAAEYGAYAWAAQAGFGNRGKAFGWSATARFAYQTIDDESTVAFLGDAGAIYRVGQYVSFGATLTNFGYVSDSEYSGAHEAAPMALQAGVTGIVPIARIFNLESLWDLHLSADIYRRADMDAPEWRFGTEIAYQEFLLFRAGYALRPNTEDGFSAGIGFSFGGIIFDYGYSPRPALGDGNHYLGLGVRF, encoded by the coding sequence ATGCTTAAGAACCCTCTGCTGATATCCCTGCTGGTGTGCGCCACTGCCTTCGCGGCGAGTGGGCGTTACTGGAATACGGGGCTCGGCGGGGTCACATTGCAGCACCTTTCTATGCAGGCGTCGCCACGCAGCGCCGCGCTCTCGGGTGCGGGCGTCGCAGACCCCTTGCGGGTATCCGAGGTCACGCGCAACCCGCTGGCCATTACGCGTATTCAGGCCGCCGAGTTCGGGCTGAACCAGATTGTTTTTGGCGACGCGGGCGCAGATGACTTTGTTTCGGTTTATTACGGGCTCCCGCTGGGCGAAAGTTTCGCTCTCTCCTTCGGGCTCGAGTACCTCGGGTACGACGATATCGAGGGTCGAGACGAGAATGGCGAACTCGCTGCGGAATACGGGGCGTATGCCTGGGCCGCACAGGCGGGTTTCGGTAACCGCGGCAAGGCTTTTGGCTGGTCGGCGACGGCACGCTTTGCGTACCAGACCATCGACGACGAGTCTACCGTTGCGTTCCTTGGCGATGCGGGCGCTATCTACCGCGTGGGGCAGTATGTGTCCTTCGGTGCGACCCTCACCAACTTTGGCTACGTGAGCGACAGCGAGTACAGCGGCGCGCACGAGGCCGCCCCGATGGCCTTGCAGGCGGGCGTCACGGGAATTGTCCCTATCGCGCGCATCTTCAATCTCGAGAGCCTCTGGGACTTGCACCTTTCCGCCGATATCTACCGCCGCGCCGACATGGATGCGCCCGAATGGCGGTTCGGTACCGAGATCGCCTACCAGGAATTCCTGCTGTTCCGCGCGGGCTATGCGCTGCGCCCGAATACCGAAGACGGCTTCAGCGCCGGTATCGGGTTCTCGTTCGGCGGGATCATTTTCGATTACGGCTATTCGCCGCGCCCCGCACTCGGCGACGGCAACCACTACCTTGGTCTTGGCGTGCGCTTCTAG
- a CDS encoding DNA alkylation repair protein translates to MTHAELLKRLQAEQDLKYRDFHASLLPNIDKKSIIGVRVPTMRKIAKEFAAGGSMGAKTVPADVAKFLDKLPHRYFEENQVHLFVVEHIKDFDECLRRIEQFLPYIDNWAVCDGKSPKALLKDEPRFLASIEKWLKSREPYAVRFGVNMLMNFFLDARFDKKFLKWVAAIDETLFNDGGRAECPTDRYYVQMVIAWYFATAFAKQWAAAFPYIEKRRLSPWIHAKAIQKACESYRITDAQKAILRGLK, encoded by the coding sequence ATGACCCACGCCGAACTCCTAAAGCGCCTGCAGGCCGAACAGGATTTGAAGTACCGCGACTTTCACGCATCGCTTTTGCCGAACATCGACAAGAAATCGATTATCGGCGTGCGCGTGCCCACTATGCGGAAGATTGCGAAGGAGTTCGCGGCGGGTGGATCTATGGGCGCAAAAACCGTGCCGGCCGATGTCGCCAAGTTCCTGGACAAGTTGCCGCACAGGTATTTCGAAGAGAACCAGGTGCACCTTTTTGTGGTGGAACACATCAAGGACTTTGACGAATGCCTGCGTCGCATTGAGCAGTTTTTGCCCTACATAGACAACTGGGCGGTTTGCGACGGCAAGTCGCCCAAGGCTCTGCTCAAGGACGAACCACGCTTTTTGGCAAGCATCGAAAAATGGCTCAAGTCGCGTGAACCCTATGCGGTGCGCTTTGGCGTGAACATGCTCATGAACTTTTTCCTGGACGCGCGATTCGACAAGAAGTTCTTGAAGTGGGTCGCGGCCATCGATGAAACGCTGTTTAATGATGGCGGTCGCGCGGAATGCCCAACCGACCGCTACTATGTGCAGATGGTAATCGCCTGGTACTTCGCGACGGCGTTTGCCAAGCAGTGGGCTGCGGCCTTCCCCTATATCGAAAAGCGCAGGCTTTCGCCCTGGATACACGCGAAGGCCATCCAGAAGGCGTGCGAAAGTTACCGCATTACCGATGCGCAGAAGGCTATTCTCCGCGGCCTGAAATAA
- a CDS encoding aspartate kinase, giving the protein MSQRIVCKFGGSSVADAGQFKKIKAIVESDKNRKVIVVSAPGKRNPKETKLTDLLYSTYDLASKGLDFSTPWNLIRQRYDEICRDLGLEDKLTEDLDSLEDKLKNHPESVSTDFLVSRGEFLCARLMAKYLGANFVDTFPLITFDDKYRITPKTYEDISKTLSDENQLYVLPGFYGANLRGEVKTFSRGGSDITGAILANGIDAAKYENWTDVSGMLMADPRIVENPLPIEYVSYREIRELAYSGASVLHDESIAPCRAKKIPINIRNTNRPEDAGTIIGPTPEEAKLPITGVAGRKGFSMIYIEKSMMNKEVGFGRRVLAVLESEGLSYELCPSAIDSMSIVVDSKALDAVQDVVLEDITQQMRPDRIKVFPGIALIATVGHGMTNKIGVAAKLFTALAENKVNVRIIDQGSSQINIITGVDEADTEKAIKAIYGAFVK; this is encoded by the coding sequence ATGAGTCAAAGAATCGTATGCAAGTTCGGCGGCAGCTCTGTCGCCGATGCCGGCCAGTTCAAGAAGATCAAGGCCATCGTTGAATCCGACAAGAACCGCAAGGTCATCGTCGTTTCCGCCCCCGGCAAGCGCAATCCTAAGGAAACCAAGCTTACCGACCTCCTCTACAGCACCTACGACCTCGCCTCCAAGGGCCTCGACTTTTCGACCCCGTGGAACCTGATCCGTCAGCGCTATGACGAAATCTGCAGGGATCTCGGTCTCGAAGACAAGCTGACCGAAGATCTCGACAGCCTCGAGGACAAGCTGAAGAACCACCCCGAATCCGTCAGCACGGACTTCCTCGTAAGCCGTGGCGAGTTCCTGTGCGCACGCCTCATGGCCAAGTACCTGGGCGCAAACTTCGTCGATACCTTCCCGCTGATTACCTTCGACGACAAGTACCGCATTACGCCGAAGACCTACGAAGACATCTCGAAGACCTTGTCCGACGAAAACCAGCTCTACGTGCTGCCGGGCTTCTATGGTGCAAACCTCCGTGGCGAAGTCAAGACCTTCAGCCGTGGCGGCTCCGACATCACGGGCGCCATCCTCGCTAACGGCATCGATGCCGCCAAGTACGAGAACTGGACCGACGTCTCGGGCATGCTCATGGCCGACCCGCGCATCGTCGAAAATCCGCTGCCCATCGAATACGTGAGCTACCGCGAAATCCGCGAACTCGCCTACTCCGGCGCTTCTGTGCTTCACGACGAATCCATCGCTCCGTGCCGCGCGAAGAAGATTCCTATCAATATCCGCAACACGAACCGCCCCGAAGACGCTGGCACCATCATCGGCCCCACTCCGGAAGAAGCGAAGCTCCCGATTACGGGTGTCGCCGGCCGTAAGGGCTTCTCCATGATCTACATCGAGAAGTCCATGATGAACAAGGAAGTCGGTTTCGGCCGCCGCGTGCTCGCCGTGCTCGAAAGCGAAGGCCTCTCCTACGAACTGTGCCCGAGCGCCATCGACTCCATGAGCATCGTGGTGGATAGCAAGGCTCTCGACGCCGTGCAGGACGTAGTCCTCGAAGACATCACGCAGCAGATGCGCCCCGACCGTATCAAGGTGTTCCCGGGCATCGCCCTCATCGCTACCGTGGGTCATGGCATGACGAACAAGATCGGTGTTGCCGCGAAGCTGTTTACCGCTCTCGCCGAGAACAAGGTGAACGTCCGCATCATCGACCAGGG